In one window of Arachis ipaensis cultivar K30076 chromosome B06, Araip1.1, whole genome shotgun sequence DNA:
- the LOC107648801 gene encoding uncharacterized protein LOC107648801 isoform X2, whose protein sequence is MLPWQGTKQSIRDRIGNNVDVYGYGNKRCVCCFFPAVHPAPVQPPPDLLNAVLARVATEKRVSLVKAWEESERSKAENKPFPNISWAILTTSTSLPCSISSSSSSLH, encoded by the exons ATGCTTCCTTGGCAGGGGACTAAGCAGTCTATAAGAGACAGAATTGGAAATAACGTAGATGTTTATGGATATGGCAACAAGCGTTGTGTTTGCTGTTTCTTCCCTGCAGTACATCCAGCGCCAGTACAACCACCACCTGATTTGTTG AATGCTGTGCTTGCAAGAGTTGCAACGGAGAAGAGGGTGTCACTAGTCAAAGCATGGGAAGAAAGTGAAAGGTCAAAAGCAGAAAACAA GCCTTTTCCTAACATATCTTGGGCTATACTAACAACCAGTACTTCTCTACCTTGTTCCATTAGCAGTAGCAGTAGTTCACTTCATTAA
- the LOC107648801 gene encoding uncharacterized protein LOC107648801 isoform X1, whose product MLPWQGTKQSIRDRIGNNVDVYGYGNKRCVCCFFPAVHPAPVQPPPDLLNAVLARVATEKRVSLVKAWEESERSKAENKICGKEEKTVDMQYYSVYEQEQCGSRHTYNTCLQPAQ is encoded by the exons ATGCTTCCTTGGCAGGGGACTAAGCAGTCTATAAGAGACAGAATTGGAAATAACGTAGATGTTTATGGATATGGCAACAAGCGTTGTGTTTGCTGTTTCTTCCCTGCAGTACATCCAGCGCCAGTACAACCACCACCTGATTTGTTG AATGCTGTGCTTGCAAGAGTTGCAACGGAGAAGAGGGTGTCACTAGTCAAAGCATGGGAAGAAAGTGAAAGGTCAAAAGCAGAAAACAA GATATGTGGCAAGGAGGAGAAAACAGTAGACATGCAATATTACTCCGTCTATGAACAAGAGCAGTGTGGTTCGCGGCACACATACAATACTTGCCTTCAACCAGCTCAGTAA